A genomic window from Providencia alcalifaciens includes:
- the thiH gene encoding 2-iminoacetate synthase ThiH has product MNGGFRERWQQLDWDDLTLQINSKTAADVEQALQSDTLTLDDFMALLSPAARHYIEPMAQKAQRLTRQRFGHTVGFYVPLYLSNLCANDCTYCGFSMSNRIKRKTLDDAEIVRECETIRQIGFDSLLLVTGEHQTKVGMDYFRRHIPVIRSYFSSLMMEVQPLSTEEYHELKTLGLDGVMVYQETYHEPTYQLHHLKGKKQDFHWRLATPERLGQAGVDKIGLGALIGLSSSWRTDCYMVAEHLLYMQQHYWQSRYSISFPRLRPCEGGIEPASLMGDAELVQLICAFRLLSPTVELSLSTRESPYFRDHVVPLAINSVSAGSKTQPGGYADSKTELEQFSPHDNRSAAQVAHALVQAGLQPVWKDWDGYLGR; this is encoded by the coding sequence ATGAACGGCGGCTTTCGGGAGCGTTGGCAACAGTTAGATTGGGACGACCTCACATTACAAATTAATAGCAAAACCGCTGCGGATGTCGAGCAAGCGTTGCAGAGTGACACGTTGACTCTTGATGATTTTATGGCGCTACTTTCCCCCGCCGCACGGCATTACATCGAACCGATGGCGCAAAAGGCGCAGCGCTTAACACGTCAACGCTTTGGCCACACTGTCGGGTTTTATGTTCCTCTGTACCTTTCCAATTTATGTGCCAATGACTGTACCTATTGCGGATTTTCAATGAGCAACCGCATTAAGCGCAAAACCCTCGACGATGCAGAGATTGTCCGTGAATGTGAAACCATCCGCCAAATTGGTTTTGACAGTTTGCTCTTGGTAACGGGTGAACATCAAACCAAAGTCGGAATGGACTATTTTCGCCGCCATATTCCAGTGATCCGTTCCTATTTCAGTTCTCTCATGATGGAGGTTCAGCCTTTATCAACCGAAGAATATCACGAGCTGAAAACCTTAGGATTGGATGGCGTAATGGTATACCAAGAAACCTACCATGAGCCGACTTATCAACTTCATCATTTAAAAGGCAAAAAACAGGATTTTCATTGGCGATTAGCAACGCCAGAGCGCCTTGGTCAAGCGGGGGTTGATAAAATTGGATTAGGCGCATTGATCGGGCTTTCCAGTAGCTGGCGAACAGATTGCTACATGGTGGCAGAACATCTTCTGTATATGCAGCAACACTATTGGCAGAGCCGCTATTCTATTTCATTTCCACGCTTGCGTCCTTGCGAGGGAGGAATAGAACCCGCCTCGCTGATGGGGGATGCGGAGCTTGTTCAGTTAATCTGTGCATTTCGCTTACTCTCCCCTACTGTGGAACTGTCGTTGTCCACCCGTGAATCCCCTTATTTTCGGGATCATGTGGTACCACTGGCGATTAACAGTGTCAGTGCTGGCTCTAAAACTCAGCCTGGAGGCTATGCGGATTCGAAAACCGAGTTAGAACAGTTTTCACCCCACGATAACCGCAGTGCGGCACAAGTTGCTCATGCCTTAGTGCAAGCAGGTCTACAGCCTGTTTGGAAAGATTGGGATGGTTACTTAGGGCGTTAA
- the pepT gene encoding peptidase T, whose protein sequence is MNIVDRFISYTKINTTTNREKGAAGIMPSSEGQRVLAKQLVQELEGLGLQDIKLRDTAIVTATLPSNLDYKVPTVAFFGHLDTSAEQTNDTKAQILPYNGEDICMNKELNIYLRKSEFPELENYLGDDIIVTDGTSLLGADDKAAIASIMDMLQYFKQNPDIKHGDIKVGFVPDEEQGLRGAKVFDVKEFGADFAYTLDCCGIGELVYENWNAGDVEIVFTGKSAHPMSAKGKLVNSLLMAQKFIAMLPGGEAPEYTENREGYYWVKQMSGNSARTVLKMDVRDFTEEGYRARMAFLKKLAGHCEDLWGPESVTCTLADRYSNVYNSLQGENRYPIDIAHAAYEACGITPKVIPMRGGYDGAALSQNGLPCPNIFTGAHNFHSIYEYLPVKSLYAASDVLKQVVQITAERFKPGAKA, encoded by the coding sequence ATGAATATTGTTGACCGTTTTATTTCTTATACAAAAATTAACACCACCACGAATAGGGAAAAAGGCGCCGCAGGCATCATGCCATCCTCTGAAGGCCAGCGCGTTCTTGCCAAACAGTTAGTTCAAGAGTTAGAAGGCTTAGGCTTACAGGATATCAAACTGCGTGATACGGCTATCGTTACCGCAACACTGCCTTCCAACCTCGATTATAAAGTGCCAACGGTTGCGTTCTTTGGTCACCTCGATACCAGTGCAGAACAAACTAACGACACCAAAGCGCAAATTTTGCCTTATAACGGCGAAGATATTTGCATGAATAAAGAACTCAATATTTACCTACGTAAAAGTGAGTTCCCAGAATTAGAAAATTACCTTGGTGATGACATCATTGTCACCGACGGTACCAGCTTACTTGGCGCCGATGATAAAGCGGCGATCGCTTCGATTATGGATATGCTGCAATACTTTAAACAAAATCCAGACATCAAACACGGGGACATCAAAGTGGGCTTCGTTCCTGATGAAGAACAAGGTCTACGCGGCGCGAAAGTGTTTGATGTGAAAGAGTTTGGTGCAGATTTTGCCTACACATTAGATTGCTGCGGTATTGGCGAGCTGGTGTATGAAAACTGGAATGCGGGGGATGTTGAAATCGTCTTTACAGGTAAGTCCGCTCACCCAATGTCCGCGAAAGGCAAACTGGTGAACTCCCTGCTAATGGCGCAAAAATTTATTGCGATGCTGCCGGGTGGCGAAGCACCTGAATATACCGAAAACCGTGAAGGTTATTACTGGGTTAAGCAAATGTCCGGTAACAGCGCTCGTACTGTTCTGAAAATGGATGTGCGTGACTTTACCGAAGAGGGCTACCGCGCTCGTATGGCATTCCTGAAAAAATTAGCGGGTCACTGTGAAGATCTGTGGGGACCAGAAAGCGTAACCTGTACCTTAGCTGACCGTTACTCAAACGTGTACAACAGCCTACAAGGTGAAAACCGTTATCCAATCGATATTGCTCACGCCGCTTATGAAGCTTGTGGGATCACGCCAAAAGTGATCCCAATGCGTGGAGGCTATGATGGTGCAGCGCTTTCACAAAACGGACTTCCTTGCCCGAACATTTTCACCGGTGCTCATAACTTCCACTCGATTTATGAATATTTGCCAGTGAAATCCCTGTATGCCGCCAGTGATGTTTTAAAACAAGTGGTACAAATTACGGCTGAACGTTTCAAGCCAGGAGCTAAAGCATGA
- the thiE gene encoding thiamine phosphate synthase, whose amino-acid sequence MNKTLNLPTSPFPPTEHCLGLYPVVDSVEWIERLLNAGVSTLQLRIKDKQDHQVRDQIQQAIALGKQYNARLFINDYWRLAIELGAYGVHLGQEDLETTDLVAIHQAGLRLGISTHDPREVAIAKTVRPSYIALGHIFPTQTKQMPSSPQGLEALKQMVIDTPDYPTVAIGGISIDRVPAVLATGVGSVAVVSAITQADDWQSATRTLLDLVESPSRLKENDHAQ is encoded by the coding sequence ATGAACAAAACGCTTAATCTGCCAACGAGTCCATTTCCACCGACCGAGCATTGCCTCGGTCTGTACCCGGTAGTGGATTCCGTTGAATGGATTGAACGCCTGCTAAATGCAGGTGTTTCCACCTTGCAATTGCGCATCAAAGACAAGCAAGACCACCAAGTTCGCGATCAAATTCAGCAAGCAATAGCCCTTGGCAAGCAGTATAACGCGCGATTATTTATTAATGACTATTGGCGTTTAGCCATAGAGTTAGGCGCCTATGGCGTACACTTAGGGCAAGAAGATCTGGAAACCACCGATCTGGTGGCGATTCACCAAGCGGGGCTACGGTTGGGGATCTCTACTCATGATCCCCGCGAGGTTGCTATTGCCAAAACGGTGCGTCCGTCTTATATCGCACTGGGGCATATCTTCCCAACCCAGACCAAGCAGATGCCGTCCTCGCCGCAAGGTTTAGAAGCGTTAAAACAGATGGTTATTGATACGCCGGACTATCCGACGGTGGCAATAGGCGGGATATCTATTGACCGCGTCCCTGCGGTGCTCGCCACTGGCGTTGGCAGTGTAGCGGTTGTCAGTGCCATCACCCAAGCCGATGATTGGCAAAGTGCAACACGAACATTGCTGGATCTGGTTGAATCACCCTCTCGCTTAAAGGAAAACGACCATGCTCAATGA
- the thiS gene encoding sulfur carrier protein ThiS encodes MHIIINDQPIEVEPPITVHQLLTQLGQSTSGSALAINQVIIPKSQWESHFLNEQDNILLFQAIAGG; translated from the coding sequence ATGCATATCATAATCAATGACCAGCCGATAGAGGTTGAACCGCCCATTACCGTCCACCAGCTATTAACGCAACTCGGGCAAAGTACATCTGGCTCGGCACTGGCTATCAATCAGGTGATCATTCCCAAAAGCCAGTGGGAAAGCCATTTTCTGAATGAACAAGATAACATTTTGCTGTTTCAAGCTATCGCGGGGGGTTAA
- a CDS encoding HesA/MoeB/ThiF family protein has translation MLNDLEFMRYSRQLLLEDVSPEGQQKLKQSKVLIVGLGGLGSPASLYLAGAGVGELWIADHDDLHVSNLQRQVLYDTQDINQSKAQLAAARLKQLNPHTKTRIFQQKLDADSLLPLVEQVDLVLDCCDNMATRHAVNAACVISNTPLVSGSAVGFGGQLMVLEPPFQSGCYACLYPDQEEPQRNCRTAGVLGPVVGVIGTLQALEAIKLLVGLPSPLSGKLRLFDGKQQQWNTLQLTRSKQCLVCREATCIS, from the coding sequence ATGCTCAATGATCTCGAATTTATGCGTTATAGCCGCCAATTGCTGCTTGAGGATGTCAGCCCTGAAGGGCAGCAGAAACTCAAACAGAGCAAGGTACTGATTGTCGGTTTAGGTGGACTAGGCTCCCCTGCAAGTTTGTATCTCGCGGGGGCAGGTGTCGGTGAATTATGGATAGCGGATCATGATGACCTGCATGTGTCTAACTTGCAGCGCCAAGTGCTGTATGACACGCAGGATATTAACCAGTCGAAAGCGCAGCTGGCCGCCGCGCGTTTAAAGCAACTTAATCCCCATACTAAGACGCGCATTTTCCAACAAAAACTTGATGCTGACAGTTTGCTTCCCTTAGTGGAACAGGTGGACTTGGTGCTTGATTGCTGTGACAACATGGCCACTCGCCATGCGGTCAATGCCGCGTGCGTCATTAGCAATACTCCACTCGTCAGCGGCAGTGCTGTTGGCTTTGGTGGGCAATTGATGGTTCTGGAGCCACCTTTTCAATCGGGCTGCTACGCCTGTTTGTATCCCGATCAAGAAGAGCCTCAACGTAACTGCCGCACGGCGGGGGTTTTGGGTCCAGTAGTGGGTGTGATTGGGACGTTACAAGCATTAGAAGCCATCAAATTGCTGGTGGGATTACCCTCTCCGTTAAGTGGAAAACTGCGCCTGTTTGATGGAAAACAGCAGCAATGGAATACCTTACAGCTGACCCGATCAAAACAGTGCCTCGTCTGCCGAGAAGCCACATGCATATCATAA
- the thiC gene encoding phosphomethylpyrimidine synthase ThiC, with amino-acid sequence MSNNANNSVIPSTDISPKAAPARTRKEQRDAAEDFINTLSGVSFPNSERIYLQGSRDDIQVPMREIQLSPTLIGGDKDNPKFEDNEAVPVYDTSGPYGDPASELNVHKGLKKIRAPWINERADTVAVENLSSDFTQQRLADAGLDHLRFNHRPAPLKAQTGKCVTQLHYARQGIVTPEMEFIAIRENMGRERIRSEVLRQQHPGQSFGAILPENITPEFVRQEVAAGRAIIPANINHPESEPMIIGRNFLVKVNANIGNSSVTSSIEEEVEKLIWSTRWGADTVMDLSTGRYIHETREWILRNSPVPIGTVPIYQALEKVNGVAENLTWEMFRDTLLEQAEQGVDYFTIHAGVLLRYVPMTAKRLTGIVSRGGSIMAKWCLSHHQENFLYEHFREICEICAAYDVSLSLGDGLRPGSVQDANDEAQFSELHTLGELTKIAWEYDVQVMIEGPGHVPMQMIRRNMTEELEHCHEAPFYTLGPLTTDIAPGYDHFTSGIGAAMIGWFGCAMLCYVTPKEHLGLPNKEDVKQGLITYKIAAHAADLAKGHPGAQIRDNAMSKARFEFRWEDQFNLALDPETARKYHDETLPQASGKIAHFCSMCGPKFCSMKISQEVRDYAAQKEAAQKEAGMEQMSEAFRAHGSELYHGAEIAEVVSDEQNA; translated from the coding sequence ATGTCCAATAATGCTAATAATTCAGTTATCCCGAGTACCGATATTTCCCCTAAAGCTGCACCAGCACGCACTCGAAAAGAGCAGCGTGATGCCGCAGAAGACTTTATCAATACCCTTTCCGGTGTTTCATTCCCTAACTCTGAACGCATCTACCTGCAAGGCTCCCGGGACGACATCCAAGTTCCCATGCGCGAAATCCAGCTCTCCCCGACACTTATCGGCGGTGACAAAGATAATCCCAAGTTTGAAGATAACGAAGCCGTTCCTGTGTATGACACTTCAGGCCCTTACGGCGACCCTGCCTCTGAACTCAATGTTCACAAAGGATTGAAAAAAATTCGCGCTCCGTGGATCAATGAACGCGCCGATACTGTTGCTGTTGAGAATCTCAGTTCCGACTTTACCCAGCAACGCTTAGCGGATGCGGGCTTAGACCACTTACGCTTTAATCACCGCCCTGCACCACTGAAAGCGCAAACAGGCAAATGCGTCACTCAGTTACATTATGCTCGCCAAGGTATTGTGACCCCTGAAATGGAATTTATCGCTATCCGTGAAAATATGGGGCGCGAACGCATTCGCAGCGAAGTGTTAAGACAGCAGCATCCGGGGCAAAGCTTCGGCGCTATTTTGCCAGAAAATATTACGCCGGAATTTGTACGCCAAGAAGTGGCGGCGGGTCGCGCTATCATCCCTGCCAATATTAACCATCCAGAATCTGAGCCGATGATTATCGGGCGCAATTTCTTAGTGAAAGTGAATGCCAATATCGGTAACTCCTCCGTGACTTCCTCCATCGAAGAAGAGGTGGAAAAACTGATTTGGTCTACCCGCTGGGGCGCAGATACGGTGATGGATTTATCCACGGGGCGCTATATTCATGAAACTCGCGAATGGATTTTACGTAATAGCCCAGTGCCAATTGGTACGGTACCTATCTACCAAGCCCTCGAAAAAGTAAACGGCGTTGCAGAAAACCTCACGTGGGAAATGTTCCGCGATACCCTGTTAGAGCAAGCCGAGCAAGGAGTGGATTACTTCACTATTCATGCCGGTGTATTACTGCGCTATGTGCCAATGACCGCCAAACGCCTGACCGGCATTGTCTCCCGCGGTGGCTCTATCATGGCGAAATGGTGTTTATCCCACCACCAAGAAAACTTTCTGTATGAGCATTTCCGTGAAATTTGCGAAATTTGTGCTGCTTATGATGTTTCCCTATCTCTCGGTGATGGGTTACGTCCGGGTTCCGTGCAAGATGCCAACGATGAAGCCCAATTTTCAGAGCTGCATACCTTAGGCGAGCTGACCAAAATTGCATGGGAATACGATGTGCAGGTGATGATTGAAGGTCCGGGACATGTGCCGATGCAGATGATCCGCCGCAATATGACCGAAGAGCTAGAGCACTGCCACGAAGCCCCATTCTATACATTAGGCCCCCTAACCACCGATATCGCACCGGGTTATGACCACTTCACTTCCGGTATTGGCGCGGCAATGATTGGCTGGTTTGGTTGTGCAATGCTGTGCTATGTGACGCCAAAAGAGCACCTTGGTTTACCAAATAAAGAAGACGTCAAACAGGGGCTGATTACCTATAAAATTGCTGCGCACGCTGCTGACCTCGCAAAAGGTCATCCGGGGGCGCAAATCCGTGATAACGCCATGTCCAAAGCGCGTTTTGAGTTCCGTTGGGAAGACCAATTTAACCTTGCTCTAGACCCTGAAACCGCCCGTAAATATCACGATGAAACCCTACCGCAAGCATCAGGAAAAATTGCCCACTTCTGTTCCATGTGTGGACCAAAATTCTGCTCAATGAAGATTTCCCAAGAAGTTCGTGACTATGCTGCACAAAAAGAGGCTGCACAAAAAGAAGCGGGCATGGAGCAGATGTCGGAAGCTTTCCGTGCTCACGGTAGCGAACTCTATCATGGGGCTGAGATTGCAGAGGTCGTCAGTGATGAACAAAACGCTTAA
- a CDS encoding thiazole synthase, giving the protein MLKIADITFQSRLFTGTGKFANPALMQQAIQASGSQLVTMAMKRVNLRGQDDGILQPLQELGVKLLPNTSGAKNAQEAIFAARLAREALGTHWVKLEIHPDVRYLLPDPIETLLAAEQLVKEGFVVLPYCSADPVLCKRLEEVGCAAVMPLGAPIGTNKGLVTKEMLQIIIEQANVPVVVDAGIGAPSHAAEAIEMGADAVLVNTAIAVAKQPVLMAQAFKMAVEAAQLARQSGLAAPKQRAEASSPLTQFLEALQ; this is encoded by the coding sequence ATGTTAAAAATTGCTGATATCACTTTTCAGTCACGTTTATTTACCGGAACAGGTAAGTTTGCCAATCCAGCATTAATGCAGCAAGCCATCCAAGCATCGGGCAGCCAGCTAGTGACCATGGCGATGAAGCGCGTTAATTTACGTGGGCAAGATGATGGGATTTTACAGCCACTTCAAGAGCTGGGAGTTAAATTGCTGCCCAACACTTCCGGCGCCAAGAATGCCCAAGAAGCTATTTTTGCTGCACGTCTCGCCCGTGAAGCGCTTGGCACTCATTGGGTAAAACTCGAAATCCATCCCGATGTCCGTTATTTACTGCCAGACCCTATCGAAACGTTACTCGCGGCAGAGCAATTGGTTAAAGAAGGATTTGTGGTCTTGCCCTATTGCAGCGCAGATCCCGTTTTGTGTAAGCGACTGGAAGAAGTGGGCTGCGCGGCGGTGATGCCTCTCGGCGCGCCGATTGGGACCAATAAAGGCTTAGTGACCAAGGAGATGCTGCAAATTATCATCGAACAGGCCAATGTGCCGGTGGTGGTAGATGCAGGAATTGGCGCACCTAGCCACGCCGCCGAAGCCATTGAGATGGGTGCCGATGCGGTGCTAGTCAATACAGCCATCGCCGTCGCTAAACAGCCTGTATTAATGGCGCAAGCCTTTAAAATGGCGGTTGAAGCGGCACAACTCGCTCGTCAAAGCGGCCTTGCAGCACCCAAACAGCGAGCTGAAGCATCTAGCCCTCTGACTCAATTTTTGGAGGCGCTACAATGA
- a CDS encoding UDP-glucose--hexose-1-phosphate uridylyltransferase yields MTKMQFNPSEHPHRRYNPLTGQWVLVSPHRSKRPWSGQDEKPTFSKLAKYDQHCYLCPTNQRVSGELNPDYQGTFVFQNDYSALLPETCEQPSNQSDLFQAQSVSGLSRVICFSPDHSKTLPELTLPEIGQVVDTWQQQISELSERFLWVQVFENKGEAMGCSQPHPHGQIWASDFLPNEIARKDHFLAEYYQRHGSNLLNDYVKAEMQDGARTVVETEHWIALVPYWAAWPFETMLLPKAHIKRMDEMSEPIRTDLSLALKQLTCRYDNLFNCAFPYSMGWHFAPFFDHSKDIEHWQLHALFYPPLLRSATVKKFMVGYEMLAETQRDLTPEQAAQRLREVSDIHYKQQ; encoded by the coding sequence ATGACAAAAATGCAATTTAATCCATCAGAGCACCCCCACCGCCGCTATAACCCGTTAACGGGGCAGTGGGTTTTAGTCTCTCCTCACCGTTCAAAACGCCCATGGAGTGGTCAGGATGAGAAGCCTACATTTTCTAAATTGGCGAAGTATGATCAACATTGCTACTTGTGTCCGACAAATCAACGTGTTTCTGGGGAGTTAAATCCAGACTACCAAGGCACTTTTGTTTTCCAAAATGATTACTCAGCATTGCTACCCGAAACCTGTGAGCAACCAAGTAATCAGTCGGATTTATTTCAAGCTCAATCAGTAAGTGGTCTTAGTCGTGTTATTTGTTTTTCCCCTGATCACAGTAAAACGCTTCCAGAGCTGACGCTACCTGAAATTGGACAAGTAGTGGACACTTGGCAGCAGCAAATTTCAGAATTAAGTGAACGATTTTTATGGGTACAGGTTTTTGAAAATAAAGGGGAAGCCATGGGCTGCTCCCAGCCTCATCCTCATGGACAAATTTGGGCTAGCGATTTTTTACCTAATGAAATTGCCCGAAAAGACCACTTTTTAGCTGAATATTATCAACGGCATGGCAGCAATTTATTGAATGATTATGTTAAGGCTGAAATGCAAGATGGCGCTCGAACAGTCGTTGAAACGGAGCATTGGATTGCGTTGGTGCCTTATTGGGCGGCATGGCCATTTGAAACCATGTTATTACCAAAAGCACATATTAAACGTATGGATGAGATGAGTGAGCCGATTCGTACGGATTTAAGTTTGGCGTTAAAACAGCTGACTTGCCGTTATGACAATCTCTTTAACTGCGCCTTTCCTTATTCTATGGGATGGCATTTCGCACCGTTTTTTGATCACAGCAAAGACATTGAACACTGGCAACTTCATGCTTTGTTTTATCCTCCATTACTGCGTTCAGCAACCGTTAAAAAATTTATGGTGGGTTATGAAATGTTAGCTGAAACTCAGCGTGACTTAACGCCTGAACAGGCGGCACAGCGCTTACGTGAAGTCAGTGATATTCATTATAAACAGCAGTAA
- the galE gene encoding UDP-glucose 4-epimerase GalE — translation MQKIEVLVTGGLGYIGSHTCVQMIAAGITPIILDNLCNSKMEVLNRIEKLTGFRPVFYQGDVRDEQCLKAIFSTHHIHSVIHFAGLKAVGESVEKPIEYYDVNVNGTLVLARCMQNAGVKSLIFSSSATVYGEPTSLPITEDFPTGNTQSPYGTSKYMVERCLSDLYQADNAWSISLLRYFNPVGAHSSGLMGEDPQGIPNNLTPYIAQVAIGRRPKLTVYGNDYPTVDGTGVRDYIHVMDLADGHVAALNKLGEQAGLHIYNLGTGNGNSVLQVLHAFEKAAGKSIPYVFEARRAGDIAEYWSSPAKATTELGWHATRTIDDMAIDTWRWQLNNPNGYESERG, via the coding sequence ATGCAGAAGATTGAAGTGTTAGTAACAGGCGGGCTTGGCTACATCGGTAGCCATACTTGCGTTCAAATGATAGCCGCGGGAATCACCCCAATAATTCTTGATAATCTTTGTAATTCAAAGATGGAAGTCCTGAATCGCATTGAAAAACTGACGGGTTTTCGCCCGGTATTTTATCAGGGGGATGTCCGTGATGAGCAGTGCTTAAAGGCTATTTTTTCCACTCATCATATTCACTCTGTTATTCATTTTGCTGGTTTGAAAGCCGTGGGGGAATCTGTCGAAAAACCCATTGAATATTATGATGTTAATGTTAATGGTACTCTGGTATTAGCCCGCTGCATGCAGAATGCTGGCGTAAAAAGTTTGATCTTTAGTTCTTCAGCAACCGTTTATGGGGAACCCACGTCATTGCCTATCACTGAAGACTTTCCAACAGGCAATACCCAAAGCCCCTATGGCACCAGCAAATACATGGTTGAGCGTTGCTTATCAGACCTTTATCAAGCCGATAATGCATGGTCAATCTCGCTGTTACGCTATTTTAATCCCGTTGGTGCGCACTCATCAGGGTTAATGGGGGAGGATCCTCAAGGTATCCCTAATAACCTAACGCCGTATATTGCTCAGGTGGCCATTGGTCGACGTCCAAAATTAACTGTCTATGGAAACGATTACCCTACCGTGGATGGAACGGGTGTACGCGACTATATCCATGTGATGGATCTTGCGGATGGTCATGTTGCTGCACTGAATAAGCTTGGCGAGCAAGCTGGATTACATATTTATAATCTAGGCACTGGAAATGGAAATAGTGTGCTGCAAGTTCTTCATGCGTTTGAAAAAGCAGCTGGTAAGTCTATTCCGTATGTGTTTGAAGCACGCCGCGCAGGTGATATTGCCGAATACTGGTCAAGCCCAGCAAAAGCTACCACTGAATTAGGCTGGCATGCAACTCGGACTATTGATGATATGGCGATTGATACATGGCGCTGGCAACTGAATAACCCCAATGGATATGAAAGCGAGAGAGGCTAA
- the dcuC gene encoding C4-dicarboxylate transporter DcuC, protein MIPILTVLIIVVLVARFILKGYKAEPVLLIAGLVLMIFTLALGWGPILPKSVTTTGITWLDPFEVMRDLFSSRAADLGLMIMALMGFAHYMDHIGANEAVVRVATKPLKNMRSPYVLLFFSFLLASILQLAIPSATGLAVLLMGTMFPIMIGLGLSPASAAGVIATSLGVAYTPTAIDAIRGAKAVDMSVVEYVLYYQGPAALATVLVVGITHIFWQRHCDRKQGFVPEIGKAVQSHDKEATTKSVPGYYAILPMLPIIMAVGSSNLFFEGIHLDVVTIVLIAMAICMVLETVRVRNFKQVCNGFQTFLNGMGHAFSNVVGLLVAAGVFAHGIKVSGAIDQLILGAESVGLPPFAMAIVFALVTLAAAIIMGSGNAPFLAFVELIPQIAHSMGVNPIAMILPMQQASHMGRGMSPVAGVIIAVSSGAKLQPFDVVKRTAVPLMVGFVAHCAIIGIFY, encoded by the coding sequence ATGATCCCAATTCTAACGGTTCTGATTATCGTTGTTTTGGTTGCACGCTTTATTTTGAAGGGATACAAAGCCGAGCCGGTGCTGTTAATTGCCGGTTTAGTGTTGATGATTTTCACCCTAGCCTTAGGCTGGGGTCCTATCCTACCAAAAAGCGTCACAACCACGGGCATTACTTGGCTTGACCCGTTTGAAGTGATGCGTGACCTATTTAGTAGCCGTGCTGCTGATCTTGGTTTGATGATCATGGCGCTAATGGGTTTTGCTCACTATATGGATCACATCGGTGCCAACGAAGCGGTGGTCCGCGTTGCAACTAAACCATTGAAAAATATGCGCTCGCCTTATGTGCTGCTGTTTTTCTCATTCTTACTGGCGAGTATCTTGCAGTTAGCTATTCCGTCAGCGACAGGCTTAGCCGTGCTGTTAATGGGGACAATGTTCCCAATTATGATTGGTTTAGGGCTCTCCCCGGCGTCTGCCGCTGGGGTTATCGCCACATCCCTTGGGGTTGCTTATACACCAACCGCGATTGATGCTATCCGTGGTGCGAAAGCCGTTGATATGTCAGTCGTTGAATATGTGCTTTATTACCAAGGACCTGCGGCATTAGCTACTGTGCTGGTGGTCGGTATTACCCATATTTTCTGGCAACGTCATTGTGACCGTAAACAAGGTTTCGTCCCTGAAATCGGCAAAGCGGTACAGTCTCATGACAAGGAAGCAACAACCAAATCAGTACCGGGCTACTATGCTATTTTACCGATGCTGCCCATCATTATGGCGGTTGGCTCTTCCAACCTATTTTTTGAGGGGATTCACCTCGACGTTGTGACCATCGTACTGATTGCTATGGCGATTTGTATGGTACTGGAAACCGTGCGAGTACGTAACTTTAAGCAAGTGTGTAATGGCTTCCAGACCTTCTTGAACGGGATGGGGCATGCGTTTAGTAACGTAGTCGGGCTGTTAGTCGCTGCGGGTGTGTTTGCTCATGGTATCAAAGTCAGTGGAGCCATCGATCAGCTGATTCTCGGCGCTGAGTCTGTCGGTTTACCACCATTTGCGATGGCGATTGTGTTTGCATTAGTCACGTTAGCCGCGGCAATCATTATGGGTTCTGGTAACGCACCGTTCTTAGCATTCGTGGAATTGATTCCACAGATTGCACATAGCATGGGGGTTAACCCAATTGCGATGATCCTGCCAATGCAGCAGGCTTCTCATATGGGGCGCGGTATGTCTCCTGTAGCAGGCGTTATCATTGCGGTATCCAGTGGTGCTAAATTACAGCCGTTCGATGTGGTGAAACGAACCGCCGTACCGCTGATGGTCGGGTTTGTCGCCCACTGTGCAATTATTGGTATCTTCTACTAA